A window of Rhabdothermincola salaria contains these coding sequences:
- a CDS encoding sensor domain-containing protein: protein MTEPSGPGGTSPGRKADPSTSSGDPAQIRSFVARDAEADARQAARRAHAEASALLRHSRDVVAILETDYSVRWISESIEDLTGHPAERYLGSLHLDVHPDDLQVAIEQAEASGLSRPGATTLYTMRLAHRLGGWRWCEMHLSNQLDDPLVRGLVANFHDITRRKAATDDAAFQAHLLASVGDAVVAADDEGRITYMNRAALRFGGWSLEEVVGQPVPEVFPRPTAGEAIHDVMRTVRDGHPWSGELAFDLPDGRRRWIMANLAQIREGQGAGGVIGVATDITSQVRDRQHLESRERMQSEVSRLGQMALATHELGAVAAAIADSAGQTLGLDACAIAEHVGDDQSLIRASWGSYPFPVGTAPVTSGKLDLQRLVDDLDGPLLVEDFETDPRFMDALPEEGSEYRSGVIVRIGSPTRRFGTLTALSVEHRGFPAHERRFLESLTTILSTAVERAEADRRLTQMGLHDTLTGLPNRVLLRERIDRATARTARRDRTLAVLLVDLDRFKLLNDAMGHGAGDRLLVAVARRLQHAVATSDTVARLGGDEFAVLCESAEDLDDVFDLASNLSTALAPPFEIDGTEVFVTASIGISAHRSGTTTSDTFLREADAAMYRAKDSGRAGYEVYNPALQERAAHRLDTTTALRRALDRDELTVAWQPEVPLSGDPEGDPHADPHGDLGRGELWAEALVRWNHPQLGVVGPAAFIELAEETGLIVPLGEVVLHAALRQLRTWLSQDDGSPRRISINLSPRQLSQSALVGTVEAALAEHDIDPTHVVFEITESAVMENPDAAVRRLNELHDLGLGLAVDDFGTGYSSLSYLRRLPVSQLKIDRAFISGVTHHEADEAIVRGTIELAHALGLVVVAEGVETVEQRARLLEMGCDRAQGYLWSRPVPATELDHILIELSSHRR, encoded by the coding sequence ATGACCGAGCCGAGCGGACCCGGGGGCACCTCACCCGGCCGGAAGGCCGATCCGTCGACGAGCTCCGGCGACCCCGCCCAGATCCGCTCGTTCGTCGCCCGCGACGCCGAGGCCGACGCTCGCCAAGCCGCTCGGCGGGCCCACGCCGAGGCGTCCGCCCTCCTGCGCCACAGCCGCGACGTCGTGGCCATCCTCGAGACCGACTACTCGGTGCGTTGGATCAGCGAGTCCATCGAGGACCTCACCGGCCACCCCGCCGAGCGCTACCTCGGTTCGCTCCACCTCGACGTCCACCCGGACGACCTGCAGGTGGCCATCGAGCAGGCCGAGGCGAGCGGACTGAGCCGCCCCGGCGCCACCACCCTCTACACCATGCGGCTGGCTCACCGTCTCGGGGGCTGGCGGTGGTGCGAGATGCACCTCAGCAACCAGCTCGACGACCCGCTGGTGCGCGGCCTCGTGGCCAACTTCCACGACATCACCAGACGCAAGGCCGCCACCGACGACGCCGCCTTCCAGGCCCACCTGCTGGCCTCGGTGGGCGATGCCGTGGTCGCGGCCGACGACGAAGGCCGCATCACCTACATGAACCGGGCCGCCCTGCGCTTCGGAGGGTGGTCGCTCGAAGAGGTGGTGGGGCAGCCGGTGCCCGAGGTGTTCCCTCGACCCACTGCCGGCGAGGCGATCCACGACGTGATGCGCACCGTTCGGGACGGCCATCCCTGGAGCGGGGAGCTGGCGTTCGACCTCCCCGACGGCCGGCGCCGCTGGATCATGGCCAACCTCGCCCAGATACGCGAGGGCCAAGGAGCCGGCGGGGTCATCGGGGTGGCCACCGACATCACCTCGCAGGTGCGCGACCGCCAGCACCTCGAGTCCCGTGAGCGTATGCAGTCCGAGGTGTCCCGCCTCGGACAGATGGCCCTGGCCACCCACGAGCTCGGCGCGGTGGCCGCCGCCATCGCCGACAGCGCCGGGCAGACCCTCGGCTTGGACGCGTGCGCCATCGCCGAGCACGTGGGCGACGACCAGTCCCTCATCCGGGCGTCCTGGGGCTCGTATCCGTTCCCGGTCGGCACCGCACCCGTCACCAGCGGCAAGCTCGACCTCCAGCGCCTCGTCGACGACCTCGACGGCCCCCTCCTGGTCGAGGACTTCGAGACCGACCCTCGCTTCATGGACGCGCTGCCCGAGGAGGGCTCGGAGTACCGGTCGGGGGTCATCGTCCGCATCGGGAGCCCGACGCGCCGGTTCGGCACCCTCACCGCCCTCAGCGTCGAGCACCGGGGGTTCCCCGCCCACGAGCGGCGCTTCCTCGAGAGCCTGACGACGATCCTGTCGACCGCCGTCGAGCGGGCCGAGGCCGACCGGCGCCTCACCCAGATGGGGCTGCACGACACCCTCACCGGCCTCCCCAACCGAGTCCTGCTGCGCGAGCGCATCGACCGGGCCACCGCCCGGACGGCGCGCCGCGACCGCACGCTGGCCGTGCTGCTCGTCGACCTCGACCGCTTCAAGCTGCTCAACGACGCCATGGGGCACGGGGCCGGCGACCGCCTCCTCGTGGCCGTCGCCCGCCGTCTCCAGCACGCGGTCGCGACCTCCGACACGGTGGCCCGCCTAGGCGGCGACGAGTTCGCCGTGCTCTGCGAATCGGCCGAGGACCTCGACGACGTCTTCGACCTCGCCTCCAACCTCTCCACCGCGCTCGCCCCACCGTTCGAGATCGACGGCACCGAGGTGTTCGTGACCGCCAGCATCGGGATCTCGGCCCACCGCTCCGGCACCACGACGAGCGACACCTTCCTGCGCGAGGCCGACGCCGCCATGTACCGCGCCAAGGACAGCGGTCGAGCCGGCTACGAGGTGTACAACCCAGCCCTCCAGGAGCGCGCCGCCCACCGCCTCGACACCACCACCGCGCTGCGCCGGGCCCTCGATCGCGACGAGCTCACCGTCGCCTGGCAGCCCGAGGTCCCCCTCTCCGGGGACCCCGAGGGCGACCCCCACGCTGACCCGCACGGCGACCTGGGCCGGGGCGAGCTGTGGGCCGAGGCGCTGGTGCGCTGGAACCACCCCCAGCTCGGTGTGGTCGGCCCCGCCGCCTTCATCGAGCTGGCCGAGGAGACCGGCCTCATCGTCCCCCTGGGCGAGGTCGTGCTGCACGCCGCCCTCCGCCAGCTCCGCACCTGGCTCAGCCAGGACGACGGATCTCCCCGCCGGATCTCGATCAACCTCTCCCCCCGACAGCTCAGCCAGTCCGCGCTCGTCGGCACCGTCGAAGCGGCCTTGGCCGAGCACGACATCGACCCCACCCACGTCGTGTTCGAGATCACCGAGTCGGCCGTCATGGAGAACCCCGACGCCGCGGTTCGGCGCCTCAACGAGCTCCACGACCTCGGGCTGGGGCTTGCCGTCGACGACTTCGGCACCGGCTACTCGTCGCTCAGCTACCTGCGGCGCCTCCCCGTGAGCCAGCTCAAGATCGACCGGGCGTTCATCTCGGGAGTCACCCACCACGAGGCCGACGAAGCCATCGTGCGCGGCACCATCGAACTGGCCCACGCGCTCGGCCTCGTCGTGGTGGCCGAGGGCGTCGAGACCGTCGAGCAGCGGGCCCGCCTGCTCGAGATGGGCTGCGACCGGGCCCAGGGCTACCTCTGGAGCCGCCCGGTCCCCGCCACCGAGCTCGATCACATCCTCATCGAGCTGTCGTCGCACCGACGCTGA
- a CDS encoding TIGR03857 family LLM class F420-dependent oxidoreductase, producing MAPEPTPETLPELGFYTLAGQPRSSRDLVAEVIDAEAMGLGHCFISERYNKKEAATLSGAVGAVSQRIAISTAATNHNTRHPMVTAGYARTMQSLTGGRFVLGLGRGIPMMQDAFGIGRITTAQMEDFAGLMRRLFRGEVIMGHEGPAGSFPVLHLDAELDEHLPMGMVAFGPNTLELAGRCFDEVVLHTFFTDETTARSVQTVKKAAEQAGRDPDEVKVWSCYATIGDHIPADARRMKLVGRLGTYLQGYGALLVGTNDWDPAVLERFLADEVVQSVRGLDISATDEQLQHVATLIPDEWLAPSATGSPAECVAAIRNQFDLGCDGVIMHGATPAELAPIVAEYRATRS from the coding sequence ATGGCCCCCGAGCCCACCCCCGAGACCCTCCCCGAGCTGGGCTTCTACACGCTCGCCGGGCAACCCCGCTCCTCGCGGGACCTCGTGGCCGAGGTCATCGACGCCGAGGCCATGGGCCTCGGGCACTGCTTCATCTCCGAGCGCTACAACAAGAAGGAAGCGGCCACCCTCTCGGGCGCCGTGGGGGCGGTGAGCCAGCGCATCGCCATCTCCACCGCGGCCACCAACCACAACACCCGCCACCCGATGGTCACCGCCGGGTACGCCCGCACCATGCAGAGCCTCACCGGCGGACGGTTCGTGCTGGGCCTTGGTCGCGGCATCCCGATGATGCAGGACGCCTTCGGCATCGGGCGCATCACCACGGCCCAGATGGAGGACTTCGCCGGGCTGATGCGGCGGCTCTTCCGGGGCGAGGTGATCATGGGCCACGAGGGCCCCGCCGGCTCGTTCCCGGTGCTGCACCTCGACGCCGAGCTCGACGAGCACCTGCCCATGGGCATGGTGGCGTTCGGCCCGAACACCCTGGAGCTGGCCGGCCGTTGCTTCGACGAGGTCGTGCTGCACACCTTCTTCACCGACGAGACCACGGCGCGGTCGGTGCAGACGGTGAAGAAGGCCGCCGAGCAGGCCGGACGTGACCCCGACGAGGTCAAGGTGTGGTCCTGCTACGCCACCATCGGCGACCACATCCCCGCCGACGCCCGGCGCATGAAGCTCGTGGGCCGGCTGGGCACCTACCTGCAGGGGTACGGCGCCCTCCTGGTGGGCACCAACGACTGGGATCCCGCCGTGCTCGAGCGGTTCCTCGCCGACGAGGTGGTGCAGAGCGTACGCGGCCTCGACATCTCGGCCACCGACGAGCAGCTCCAGCACGTGGCCACGCTCATCCCCGACGAGTGGCTGGCCCCCAGCGCCACCGGCTCGCCGGCCGAGTGCGTGGCCGCCATCCGCAACCAGTTCGACCTGGGCTGCGACGGCGTGATCATGCACGGGGCCACGCCCGCCGAGCTGGCGCCCATCGTCGCCGAGTACCGCGCCACCCGCTCGTGA
- a CDS encoding glycine-rich protein: MPVRRSVLVAASGAAVLVLGGVAVPGAGAQSVEVIEVAYTGAPVTIDIPGDGSICSIYAELAAGDGGDAETAPGIGGRIAGLVPVAPGDVVTVVIGGAGAIGGPGVADTPAGGFGGGGDGGINTGVGNLNGGGGGGASWVAIGDSPLLVAGGGGGGGAYNGDGGGGAVGPGAGSAGEDVSGQPEWGQSGGGGTLTAGGTAGVGGVGGVLGDPGTAGALLTGGTGGSTDAGGAGGGGGGGGGYFGGGGAGGAAPGGSGGGGGGGSSYAIASAVEVEAGDALQDEDGNGSGTITLVAGDCPPPSTTTTTTPSSTTTPSSTTTTAAASPAVVTPRFTG, from the coding sequence GTGCCCGTTCGTCGCTCAGTCCTCGTCGCCGCATCCGGTGCTGCGGTCCTCGTCCTCGGCGGGGTGGCCGTGCCCGGTGCCGGCGCCCAGTCGGTGGAGGTCATCGAAGTGGCGTACACCGGTGCTCCGGTCACGATCGACATCCCGGGCGACGGCTCCATCTGCTCGATCTACGCCGAGCTGGCTGCGGGCGACGGCGGTGACGCCGAGACTGCTCCCGGCATCGGTGGCCGCATCGCCGGACTCGTGCCCGTGGCCCCCGGCGACGTGGTGACCGTGGTCATCGGCGGTGCTGGCGCGATCGGGGGCCCGGGTGTCGCCGACACCCCGGCCGGTGGTTTCGGTGGTGGCGGCGACGGCGGCATCAACACCGGAGTCGGGAACCTCAACGGCGGCGGTGGCGGCGGTGCCTCCTGGGTCGCCATCGGCGACTCGCCCCTCCTCGTCGCTGGTGGTGGTGGCGGCGGCGGCGCCTACAACGGCGACGGCGGCGGCGGCGCCGTCGGACCGGGAGCGGGCAGCGCCGGCGAGGATGTCAGCGGCCAACCCGAGTGGGGGCAATCCGGTGGTGGCGGCACGCTGACGGCCGGTGGTACTGCCGGCGTCGGTGGTGTCGGCGGGGTCTTGGGTGATCCGGGCACCGCCGGTGCGCTGTTGACCGGCGGTACCGGTGGGTCGACCGACGCCGGCGGTGCTGGTGGTGGCGGCGGTGGCGGTGGCGGCTACTTCGGTGGTGGCGGTGCTGGCGGGGCCGCGCCCGGCGGCTCTGGTGGTGGCGGTGGTGGCGGTTCGAGCTACGCCATCGCCTCGGCCGTCGAGGTCGAGGCCGGCGACGCCCTCCAGGACGAGGACGGCAACGGTTCTGGCACCATCACCCTGGTGGCCGGCGATTGCCCGCCGCCCTCGACGACCACCACGACCACGCCGAGCTCCACCACCACGCCGAGCTCCACCACCACCACGGCGGCGGCCAGCCCGGCGGTGGTCACCCCCCGCTTCACCGGCTGA
- a CDS encoding OB-fold domain-containing protein, whose amino-acid sequence MRGILSWGAYLPYRRLDRSQIAAFVGQGGGKGTRTVASYDEDAATLAVEASRLALKATESRPETLLFATASPPYADKTSATTVHAALRLDPTVTALDLGASTRSAVGGLRLALQGSGTALVAAGDLRTGLAGSADEAAGGDAGAALVVGDGDAVVAEYLGGGSATAEFLDRWRVPGDVRSRVWDDKFSEVTYGGLARDAWASALTAAGVEADRVTVAVAAPTARIGKSVAGKLGAAGVVGDLTDTVGATGAAQPALLLAALLEQAQPGQALALVTVGDGVEVLVFLATDTLASHQVGRPIATQLEAGAPLAYGRFLSWRGMLKVEPPRRPEPARPSGTAAARSSDWKYGFVASRDTESGTVFLPPSRVSFDGERTDQMEQVPMADVQGTIATFTVDRMAYSPSPPVIFAVVDFDGGGRLPIELTDTDLEEVEIGKRIEMTFRRLFTADGIHNYFWKGRLVRG is encoded by the coding sequence ATGCGCGGCATTCTCTCGTGGGGGGCGTATCTGCCCTACCGACGTCTCGATCGCAGCCAGATCGCGGCCTTCGTCGGCCAGGGAGGCGGCAAGGGCACCCGAACCGTCGCCTCCTACGACGAGGACGCCGCCACCCTGGCGGTCGAGGCCTCCCGGTTGGCGCTGAAGGCCACCGAGAGCCGTCCCGAGACGCTGCTGTTCGCCACCGCCTCGCCGCCCTACGCCGACAAGACCAGCGCCACCACCGTGCACGCCGCCCTGCGCCTCGACCCCACGGTCACCGCCCTCGACCTCGGGGCGTCCACGCGGTCCGCCGTCGGCGGTCTGCGCCTGGCCCTGCAAGGGTCGGGCACGGCCCTCGTCGCCGCCGGCGACCTGCGCACCGGCCTGGCCGGCTCCGCCGACGAAGCCGCCGGTGGCGACGCCGGCGCCGCCCTGGTCGTCGGTGACGGCGATGCCGTGGTGGCCGAGTACCTGGGCGGGGGGTCGGCCACCGCCGAGTTCCTCGACCGGTGGCGGGTGCCCGGCGACGTGCGCTCCCGCGTCTGGGACGACAAGTTCTCCGAGGTCACCTACGGCGGCCTGGCCCGCGATGCCTGGGCGTCGGCGCTGACCGCGGCCGGGGTCGAGGCCGACCGGGTCACCGTCGCGGTGGCCGCCCCCACTGCCCGCATCGGCAAGTCCGTGGCCGGCAAGCTCGGGGCCGCCGGCGTGGTGGGCGATCTCACCGACACCGTCGGCGCCACCGGCGCGGCCCAGCCGGCACTCCTGCTCGCCGCGCTGCTCGAGCAGGCCCAGCCCGGCCAGGCCCTGGCGCTCGTCACCGTGGGCGACGGTGTCGAGGTCCTGGTGTTCCTGGCCACCGACACGTTGGCGTCGCACCAGGTGGGTCGGCCCATCGCCACGCAGCTCGAGGCGGGTGCCCCGCTGGCCTACGGGCGGTTCCTGTCGTGGCGCGGGATGCTCAAGGTGGAGCCTCCCCGTCGTCCCGAGCCGGCCCGACCCTCGGGCACGGCTGCGGCCCGCTCCAGCGACTGGAAGTACGGCTTCGTGGCGTCCCGCGACACCGAGTCGGGAACCGTCTTCCTGCCGCCGTCGCGGGTGTCGTTCGACGGTGAGCGCACCGACCAGATGGAACAGGTGCCCATGGCCGACGTGCAGGGCACCATCGCCACCTTCACCGTCGACCGCATGGCCTACTCGCCCAGCCCGCCGGTCATCTTCGCCGTCGTCGACTTCGATGGTGGCGGACGTCTGCCGATCGAGCTCACCGACACCGACCTCGAGGAGGTGGAGATCGGCAAGCGGATCGAGATGACCTTCCGGCGCCTCTTCACCGCCGACGGCATCCACAACTACTTCTGGAAGGGACGGTTGGTCCGTGGCTAG
- a CDS encoding molybdopterin-containing oxidoreductase family protein, which produces MSTTRRTYCRLCEVGCGLVAELDADGRIDRLRPDHDHPITAGFACNKGLLAKEIHHDPDRVDRPQRRRTDGTRTEVEWDDALDDIAARLAAIIDEHGPSAVALYLGNPTAFNATAGPAAGLFLLQVGSDRLFSAGPQDCANKFAVGEMLWGSAQVHLIPDVDHTDHLLAFGTNPRISKSSFLSMPDPVGRLAAIEERGGVVRFVDPRHAEPNVGQTFQVKPDTDVYLLAAMLCEIDRTVGFDEAGAARLTELDSLRRFVGRFPPERVAEVVGLDADTIIGLARDFAAAPTASAHMSTGVNMGRQGALAYWLMQMLVLLTGNFDRRGGNVGTSRGTAPAPRSSDTGPEGFVDSPWGTYRTTAGGQPGALLGDMLRDPDQPIRALIVLAGNPVLSIGGGDDLATALADLDLLVTIDYYRNATGEMADYVLPAADWFEREDLNTFVQGTQPVPYVQWTAPVVAPAGERRTERDVFAALSDRLGHPPIFDPESDMLSMLYDGPLGEHGLAMEALRTSDAGVALLPPAPVGSFLDTMTPHGTLEGAPAMLEPARLRAAEQFEELAAEPPGQLKLITRRTSHTINSAMQNVARLKQTAGDNPLYLSPVDAERLSIAEGSEVRVSNRYGAVEAFARIDPTLRPGVVAMTHGFGNAGTTGMAVARRHPGVNVNVLSPVGPGTFDPVSTMSHLTGIPVDVALLASSTAR; this is translated from the coding sequence GTGAGCACCACCCGGCGCACCTACTGCCGGCTCTGCGAGGTCGGCTGTGGACTGGTGGCCGAGCTCGATGCCGACGGCCGCATCGACCGACTCCGCCCGGACCACGACCACCCGATCACCGCCGGCTTCGCGTGCAACAAGGGACTGCTGGCCAAGGAGATCCACCACGATCCCGACCGCGTCGACCGACCCCAGCGCCGCCGGACCGACGGCACGCGCACCGAGGTCGAGTGGGACGACGCCCTCGACGACATCGCCGCCCGCCTGGCCGCCATCATCGACGAGCACGGCCCGTCGGCGGTTGCCCTGTACCTCGGGAACCCCACGGCGTTCAACGCCACCGCCGGCCCGGCCGCCGGCCTGTTCCTTTTGCAGGTCGGCTCCGACCGGCTGTTCAGCGCCGGACCCCAGGACTGCGCCAACAAGTTCGCCGTCGGCGAGATGCTGTGGGGGTCGGCCCAGGTCCACCTCATCCCCGACGTCGACCACACCGACCACCTGCTGGCCTTCGGCACCAACCCCCGCATCTCCAAGAGCTCGTTCCTGTCGATGCCCGACCCCGTCGGTCGGCTGGCCGCCATCGAGGAGCGCGGCGGCGTGGTGCGCTTCGTCGACCCCCGCCACGCCGAACCCAACGTCGGCCAGACCTTCCAGGTGAAGCCCGACACGGACGTGTACCTGCTGGCCGCCATGCTGTGCGAGATCGATCGCACGGTCGGCTTCGACGAGGCGGGCGCCGCCCGGCTCACCGAGCTCGACAGCCTTCGCCGCTTCGTGGGCCGTTTCCCGCCGGAGCGGGTGGCGGAGGTCGTGGGGCTCGACGCCGACACGATCATCGGTCTCGCTCGTGACTTCGCCGCCGCTCCCACGGCCTCGGCCCACATGTCCACCGGGGTGAACATGGGACGGCAGGGGGCGCTCGCCTACTGGCTCATGCAGATGCTGGTCCTGCTCACCGGCAACTTCGACCGGCGCGGCGGCAACGTGGGGACCTCCCGGGGCACGGCTCCGGCCCCCCGGTCGAGCGACACGGGCCCGGAGGGCTTCGTCGACTCGCCGTGGGGCACCTATCGGACCACTGCCGGCGGCCAACCCGGGGCACTGCTCGGCGACATGTTGCGCGATCCCGACCAGCCCATCCGGGCGCTGATCGTGCTCGCCGGGAACCCAGTGCTCAGCATCGGCGGGGGCGACGACCTGGCGACGGCCCTGGCCGACCTCGACCTGCTGGTCACGATCGACTACTACCGCAACGCCACCGGGGAGATGGCCGACTACGTGCTCCCGGCCGCCGACTGGTTCGAGCGCGAGGACCTCAACACCTTCGTGCAGGGCACCCAGCCGGTGCCCTACGTCCAGTGGACCGCCCCCGTCGTGGCCCCCGCCGGCGAGCGGCGCACCGAGCGCGACGTCTTCGCCGCGCTGAGCGATCGCCTCGGCCACCCGCCCATCTTCGACCCCGAGAGCGACATGTTGTCGATGCTCTACGACGGTCCGCTGGGCGAGCACGGCCTGGCCATGGAAGCGCTGCGGACCTCCGACGCGGGCGTGGCCCTCCTCCCGCCGGCCCCGGTCGGGTCGTTCCTCGACACCATGACCCCCCACGGCACGCTCGAGGGCGCACCCGCCATGCTCGAGCCCGCCCGGCTGCGGGCGGCGGAGCAGTTCGAGGAGCTGGCCGCCGAACCGCCCGGGCAGCTCAAGTTGATCACCCGGCGCACCTCCCACACCATCAACTCGGCGATGCAGAACGTGGCCCGTCTGAAGCAGACGGCCGGCGACAACCCCTTGTACCTGAGCCCCGTCGATGCCGAGCGGCTCTCGATCGCCGAGGGGTCCGAGGTCCGGGTCTCCAACCGCTACGGCGCCGTCGAGGCGTTCGCCCGGATCGACCCCACCCTCCGACCCGGCGTGGTGGCCATGACCCATGGCTTCGGCAACGCCGGCACCACGGGCATGGCCGTGGCTCGGCGCCATCCGGGGGTGAACGTCAACGTCCTCTCCCCCGTCGGGCCCGGCACCTTCGATCCGGTCAGCACCATGTCGCACCTCACCGGGATCCCCGTCGACGTGGCTCTCTTGGCCTCTTCGACGGCCCGGTAG
- a CDS encoding acetyl-CoA acetyltransferase yields the protein MASHGIRDRVAIVGMGCTKFTENWGQGLDDLIIDASNDAYASAGVAKDDVDAYWFGTAQSGMSGITLARPLQLQNKPVTRVENYCATGSEALRQASYAVASGAYDLVMVVGAEKVKDTGFQGLNAFPIPNDGTARTLTAAAMFSMLVPAYGKKYGVDDETMRSVLTHIARKNHFNGARNERAQFRKEISVEQVERAPKMAGTLGVFDCAGVADGAASAIVCRAEDAHRYTDTPVYVKALSFVAGNGSGLIDPSYDYTTFPEIAACAVDAYQQAGVTDARSEVALAEVHDCFTPTELVLMEDLQFSERGTAWRDVLDGVFDLDGELPVNPDGGLKSFGHPVGASGLRMMFEAWLQLRGDAPEERTVKSLAAGRKLALTHNLGGYPGEMVSFISLLGTEKS from the coding sequence GTGGCTAGTCATGGCATCCGCGACCGTGTGGCCATCGTCGGGATGGGCTGCACCAAGTTCACCGAGAACTGGGGCCAGGGCCTCGACGACCTGATCATCGACGCCTCCAACGACGCCTACGCCTCGGCGGGCGTGGCCAAGGACGACGTCGACGCCTACTGGTTCGGCACCGCCCAGAGCGGGATGAGCGGCATCACGCTCGCCCGGCCGCTCCAGCTCCAGAACAAGCCCGTCACCCGGGTCGAGAACTACTGCGCCACCGGTTCCGAAGCGCTGCGCCAGGCCTCCTACGCGGTGGCGTCGGGCGCCTACGACCTCGTCATGGTGGTGGGCGCCGAGAAGGTGAAGGACACCGGCTTCCAGGGCCTCAACGCCTTCCCCATCCCCAACGACGGCACCGCTCGCACGCTCACCGCGGCCGCCATGTTCTCCATGCTCGTGCCCGCCTACGGCAAGAAGTACGGGGTCGACGACGAGACCATGCGCTCGGTGCTCACCCACATCGCCCGCAAGAACCACTTCAACGGTGCTCGCAACGAGCGGGCCCAGTTCCGCAAGGAGATCAGCGTTGAGCAGGTGGAGCGGGCCCCCAAGATGGCGGGCACCCTCGGCGTGTTCGACTGCGCCGGTGTGGCCGACGGCGCCGCCTCGGCGATCGTGTGTCGGGCCGAGGACGCCCACCGCTACACCGACACCCCGGTCTACGTGAAGGCCCTGTCGTTCGTGGCCGGCAACGGCTCGGGTCTCATCGACCCCAGCTACGACTACACCACCTTCCCCGAGATCGCCGCCTGTGCCGTCGACGCCTACCAGCAGGCCGGCGTCACCGACGCCCGGTCCGAGGTGGCCCTCGCCGAGGTCCACGACTGCTTCACCCCCACCGAGCTGGTGCTCATGGAGGACCTGCAGTTCTCCGAGCGCGGCACCGCCTGGCGTGACGTGCTCGACGGGGTCTTCGACCTCGACGGGGAGCTGCCCGTCAACCCCGACGGTGGCCTCAAGAGCTTCGGTCACCCGGTCGGCGCCTCGGGCCTGCGGATGATGTTCGAGGCCTGGCTCCAGCTGCGCGGCGACGCCCCCGAGGAGCGCACGGTGAAGAGCCTCGCCGCCGGTCGCAAGCTGGCCCTCACCCACAACCTGGGCGGCTACCCGGGGGAGATGGTGAGCTTCATCTCGCTGCTCGGCACCGAGAAGAGCTGA
- a CDS encoding cytochrome P450: MSDERGRIFIDPAAYADPERWHAVATELRAEGPLHRVEGLGRHPFWAVLGLPEVMEVEKNSDVFTNAPAPVVMADPPATQERKESPVNTLIQMDGEEHRAHRALVNDWFKPGQVKKLADQVALQATRSVDEMAARGGACDFATDVAMNYPLRVILDILGLPEEQFPKMLRLTQELFADSDPDFERVGEDEQAMAVIMDVIAMFTGVNAERRAHPTNDLATVIANGEIDGKPLEDMDTYGYYLIVATAGHDTTSNAVAGGMQALLEHPAQLEKLLADPSLVDGAADEIVRWVSPVKHFMRTAQQDYTLASGHRIAEGDWLLLSYQSANRDERVFTDPFTFDVTNPEADKHLGFGFGRHYCLGAHLARLEIRALFGELLGRLESIEAAGPVEQTASVLVNGPKRMPVTYRFKA; the protein is encoded by the coding sequence GTGAGCGACGAACGAGGGCGCATCTTCATCGACCCGGCGGCCTATGCCGACCCCGAACGCTGGCATGCCGTCGCCACCGAGCTACGGGCCGAGGGCCCCCTCCACCGGGTCGAGGGGCTGGGCCGCCACCCCTTCTGGGCGGTGCTGGGCCTGCCCGAGGTCATGGAGGTGGAGAAGAACTCGGACGTCTTCACCAACGCTCCGGCCCCGGTCGTGATGGCCGACCCTCCGGCGACGCAAGAGCGCAAGGAGAGCCCGGTGAACACGCTCATCCAGATGGACGGCGAGGAGCACCGGGCCCACCGGGCGCTGGTGAACGACTGGTTCAAGCCCGGGCAGGTCAAGAAGCTCGCCGACCAGGTGGCCCTGCAGGCCACCCGCTCCGTCGACGAGATGGCAGCCCGCGGTGGGGCCTGCGACTTCGCCACCGACGTGGCCATGAACTACCCGCTGCGGGTCATCCTCGACATCCTCGGCCTGCCCGAGGAGCAGTTCCCGAAGATGCTGCGCCTCACCCAGGAGCTCTTCGCCGACAGCGACCCCGACTTCGAGCGGGTGGGAGAAGACGAGCAGGCCATGGCGGTGATCATGGACGTGATCGCCATGTTCACCGGGGTGAACGCCGAGCGGCGGGCGCACCCCACCAACGACCTCGCCACCGTGATCGCCAACGGCGAGATCGACGGCAAGCCGCTCGAGGACATGGACACCTACGGCTACTACCTGATCGTGGCCACCGCCGGCCACGACACGACCTCGAACGCCGTCGCCGGAGGCATGCAGGCCCTGCTCGAGCACCCGGCGCAGCTCGAGAAGCTGCTGGCCGATCCGTCGCTCGTCGACGGGGCGGCCGACGAGATCGTGCGCTGGGTGAGCCCGGTGAAGCACTTCATGCGCACCGCCCAGCAGGACTACACGCTGGCCTCGGGCCACCGGATCGCCGAGGGCGACTGGTTGTTGCTCTCCTACCAGTCGGCCAACCGAGACGAGCGCGTCTTCACCGACCCGTTCACGTTCGACGTCACCAACCCCGAGGCCGACAAGCACCTGGGCTTCGGGTTCGGTCGCCACTACTGCCTGGGTGCCCACCTGGCCCGCTTGGAGATCCGGGCGCTGTTCGGCGAGCTGCTCGGGCGACTCGAGTCAATCGAGGCCGCGGGCCCGGTGGAACAGACGGCGTCGGTGCTGGTGAACGGCCCCAAGCGGATGCCGGTCACCTATCGCTTCAAGGCCTGA